In a genomic window of Melopsittacus undulatus isolate bMelUnd1 chromosome 1, bMelUnd1.mat.Z, whole genome shotgun sequence:
- the ARFGEF1 gene encoding brefeldin A-inhibited guanine nucleotide-exchange protein 1 isoform X1, with translation MYEGKKTKNMFLTRALEKILADKEVKKAHHSQLRKACEVALEEIKAETEKQSPPHGEAKPGSSTLPPVKSKTSFIEADKYFLPFELACQSKCPRIVSTSLDCLQKLIAYGHLTGNAPDSTTPGKKLIDRIIETICGCFQGPQTDEGVQLQIIKALLTAVTSQHIEIHEGTVLQAVRTCYNIYLASKNLINQTTAKATLTQMLNVIFARMENQALQEAKQMEKERHRQQHHLQQSPVSHHEPESPHLRHIPTQLSKEHERELDHSTNDVDKSLQEDTEAENGSDISSAENEQTEADQATAAESNQCVLLFHGGEGKDLSKSDGGTYDGESNECEEKAQEIVESIVQEMVNIVVGDVEGTAESAGGDGTIVTLEDGSDSENIQANGIPGTPISVAYTPSLPDDRLSVSSNDTQESGNSSGPTPGAKFSHILQKDAFLVFRSLCKLSMKPLSDGPPDPKSHELRSKILSLQLLLSILQNAGPVFRTNEMFINAIKQYLCVALSKNGVSSVPEVFELSLSIFLTLLSNFKTHLKMQIEVFFKEIFLYILETSTSSFDHKWMVIQTLTRICADAQSVVDIYVNYDCDLNAANIFERLVNDLSKIAQGRGSQELGMSNVQELSLRKKGLECLVSILKCMVEWSKDQYVNPNSQTTLGQEKPTEQDSNETKHPETINRYGSLNSLDSTASSGIGSYSTQMSGTDNPEQFEVLKQQKEIIEQGIDLFNKKPKRGIQYLQEQGMLGTTPEDIAQFLHQEERLDSTQVGEFLGDNDKFNKEVMYAYVDQHDFSGKDFVSALRMFLEGFRLPGEAQKIDRLMEKFAARYLECNQGQTLFASADTAYVLAYSIIMLTTDLHSPQVKNKMTKEQYIKMNRGINDSKDLPEEYLSAIYNEIAGKKISMKETKELTIPTKSSKQSVASEKQRRLLYNLEMEQMAKTAKALMEAVSHVQAPFTSATHLEHVRPMFKLAWTPFLAAFSVGLQDCDDTEVASLCLEGIRCAIRIACIFSIQLERDAYVQALARFTLLTVSSGITEMKQKNIDTIKTLITVAHTDGNYLGNSWHEILKCISQLELAQLIGTGVKPRYISGTVRGREGSFTGTKDQAPDEFVGLGLVGGNVDWKQIASIQESIGETSSQSVVVAVDRIFTGSTRLDGNAIVDFVRWLCAVSMDELLSATHPRMFSLQKIVEISYYNMGRIRLQWSRIWEVIGDHFNKVGCNPNEDVAIFAVDSLRQLSMKFLEKGELANFRFQKDFLRPFEHIMKRNRSPTIRDMVVRCIAQMVNSQAANIRSGWKNIFSVFHLAASDQDESIVELAFQTTGHIVTIVFEKHFPATIDSFQDAVKCLSEFACNAAFPDTSMEAIRLIRHCAKYVSDRPQAFKEYTSDDMNVAPEDRVWVRGWFPILFELSCIINRCKLDVRTRGLTVMFEIMKTYGHTYEKHWWQDLFRIVFRIFDNMKLPEQQTEKAEWMTTTCNHALYAICDVFTQYLEVLSDVLLDDIFAQLYWCVQQDNEQLARSGTNCLENVVILNGEKFTLEIWDKTCTCMLDIFKTTIPHALLTWRPVSGEFGSVSSSDAKEKLDTISQKSVDIHDSIQPRSSDGRPYQPSTGSTVGEEMSKTRPTAKFPEQKLFAALLIKCVVQLELIQTIDNIVFFPATSKKEDAENLAAAQRDAVDFDVHVDTQDQGMYRFLTSQQLFKLLDCLLESHRFAKAFNSNNEQRTALWKAGFKGKSKPNLLKQETSSLACGLRILFRMYMDESRTSAWEEVQQRLLNVCSEALSYFLTLTSESHREAWTNLLLLFLTKVLKISDERFKAHASFYYPLLCEIMQFDLIPELRAVLRRFFLRIGVVFQISQPPEQESGLSKQ, from the exons GCTTTGCTCACTGCAGTAACATCTCAACACATAGAAATCCACGAAGGAACAGTGCTACAGGCTGTAAGAACATGTTACAATATCTATCTAGCAAGCAAAAATCTTATAAATCAAACCACAGCCAAGGCCACTCTAACACAAATGCTGAATGTCATTTTTGCACGTATGGAAAATCAAGCA CTTCAGGAAgcaaaacagatggaaaaggaaagacacAGACAGCAACACCATCTACAGCAGTCTCCAGTAAGCCATCATGAGCCTGAGTCACCTCATTTGAGACATATTCCAACACAGCTGTCCAAAGAACATGAGAGAGAGCTTGACCACAGCACAAATGATGTGGACAAGAGCCTTCAAGAAGATACAGAGGCAGAAAATGGATCTGATATTTCTAGCGCTGAAAATGAACAGACAGAAGCCGACCaagccacagcagcagaaagtaaTCAGTGTGTACTTCTCTTTcatggaggggagggaaaag atctTTCTAAATCTGATGGAGGAACATATGATGGTGAAAGCAATGAATGTGAAGAGAAGGCGCAAGAAATTGTAGAAAGTATTGTGCAGGAAATGGTGAACATAGTAGTTGGAG ATGTGGAAGGGACTGCTGAAAGTGCAGGTGGCGATGGCACAATTGTAACATTAGAGGATGGCAGTGACAGTGAAAACATTCAGGCAAATGGAATTCCAGGGACTCCAATTTCTGTTGCTTATACACCATCTTTACCTGATGACAGATTGTCTGTCTCTTCCAACGACACTCAG GAATCTGGAAATTCTTCAGGACCTACCCCTGGTGCTAAGTTTTCCCACATTTTACAAAAGGATGCCTTCCTTGTATTCAGGTCACTCTGTAAACTCTCCATGAAGCCCCTGTCAGATGGACCACCAGATCCAAA ATCTCATGAACTGCGATCAAAGATTCTTTCATTGCAGTTGCTTCTGTCCATTCTGCAAAATGCAGGACCTGTCTTCAGGACAAATGAGATGTTTATTAATGCTATTAAGCAGTACCTTTGTGTTGCACTGTCAAAAAATGGAGTCTCATCAGTTCCAGAAGTTTTTGAGCTTTCCCTTTCCATATTTCTTACCCTCCTCTCAAACTTCAAGACTCATCTAAAGATGCAGATCGAG gttttcttcaaagaaatattCCTATATATCTTGGAAACCTCTACTAGCTCATTTGATCATAAATGGATGGTTATACAGACGCTGACAAGGATATGCGCAG ATGCCCAGAGTGTTGTTGACATCTATGTGAACTATGATTGTGATTTAAATGCAGCAAATATATTTGAAAGGCTGGTTAATGACCTATCAAAGATTGCTCAAGGAAGGGGTAGCCAAGAACTTGGCATGTCCAATGTTCAG GAATTAagtttgagaaaaaaaggattGGAATGCTTAGTTTCCATCTTGAAGTGCATGGTGGAGTGGAGTAAGGATCAATATGTAAATCCCAACTCTCAGACAACACTTG GCCAAGAAAAACCGACAGAGCAGGATAGCAATGAAACCAAACACCCTGAGACAATTAATAGATATGGAAGCTTAAACTCCTTGGATTCTACTGCTTCATCTGGAATTGGCAGTTATAGCACACAGATGTCTGGCACTGACAACCCAGAGCAGTTTGAGGTCCTAAAgcaacaaaaggaaataatagAACAAGGAATTGACTT ATTCAATAAGAAACCAAAGAGGGGGATTCAGTACCTGCAAGAACAAGGAATGCTTGGCACTACCCCTGAAGATATTGCTCAGTTCTTGCATCAAGAGGAAAGATTAGATTCA ACTCAGGTTGGGGAGTTCCTGGGAGACAATGATAAATTTAACAAAGAAGTCATGTATGCATATGTGGACCAGCACGACTTCTCAGGAAAGGATTTTGTTTCAGCTCTACGTATGTTTCTAGAGGGATTCCGTCTTCCAGGAGAGGCTCAAAAAATTGATCGCCTGATGGAGAAATTTGCTGCTAGATATTTAGAATGTAACCAAGG GCAAACTCTTTTTGCTAGTGCAGATACTGCGTATGTTTTAGCTTATTCAATTATCATGTTGACAACAGATCTTCACAGTCCACAG GTTAAGaataaaatgacaaaagaacaatatattaaaatgaataGAGGTATCAATGACAGTAAAGATCTCCCTGAAGAATATTTGTCTGCTATCTATAACGAAATAGCTGGAAAGAAGATTtcaatgaaagaaacaaaggaattaACAATACCCACAAAATCCAGTAAACAAA GTGTTGCTagtgaaaaacagagaagactTCTATATAACTTGGAAATGGAACAAATGGCTAAAACAGCTAAAGCACTTATGGAGGCAGTGAGTCACGTTCAGGCACCTTTTACTAGTGCAACACACCTCGAGCATGTGAGACCCATGTTTAAG TTGGCATGGACACCCTTTCTGGCTGCATTCAGTGTGGGTCTGCAGGACTGTGATGACACAGAAGTTGCCTCTCTTTGTTTAGAGGGTATACGATGCGCAATCCGCATTGCTTGCATTTTCAGCATTCAG CTTGAAAGAGATGCCTATGTCCAAGCATTAGCAAGATTTACATTACTTACAGTGAGTTCTGGTATTactgaaatgaagcagaagaatATTGACACAATTAAAACTCTCATCACAGTGGCTCATACAGATGGAAACTACTTAGGAAATTCCTGGCATGAG ATTCTGAAATGCATTAGTCAACTTGAACTGGCACAGTTAATAGGAACTGGAGTAAAACCCCGCTACATCTCAGGGACAGTGCGTGGCAGGGAAGGTTCTTTTACTGGAACAAAAGATCAGGCACCCGATGAATTTGTGGGGCTGGGACTGG TTGGTGGAAACGTGGATTGGAAGCAGATAGCAAGTATTCAGGAATCCATTGGTGAAACTAGCTCCCAGAGTGTTGTCGTTGCTGTAGACAG AATATTTACGGGATCTACAAGGTTGGATGGAAATGCTATTG TGGATTTTGTTCGCTGGCTTTGTGCTGTGTCTATGGATGAACTGCTGTCGGCTACCCACCCTCGAATGTTTAGTCTGCAGAAGATAGTAGAAATTTCTTACTATAACATGGGCCGGATAAGGCTACAGTGGTCTAGAATCTGGGAAGTTATTGGAGATCATTTTAATAAG GTTGGCTGCAATCCCAATGAAGATGTAGCTATTTTTGCAGTGGACTCATTAAGGCAGTTATCAATGAAGTTCTTAGAAAAAGGAGAACTTGCTAATTTCCGATTCCAGAAGGACTTTCTAAGACCATTTGAACATATCATGAAGAGAAACAG GTCTCCTACTATTCGAGATATGGTTGTACGCTGTATTGCACAGATGGTAAATTCCCAGGCTGCTAACATTCGTTCTGgctggaaaaacattttttcagtatttcatctgGCAGCCTCAGATCAGGATGAAAGCATAGTGGAACTTGCGTTCCAGACTACAGGACACATTGTCA CAATTGTGTTTGAGAAACACTTCCCAGCAACCATAGATTCTTTCCAGGATGCAGTAAAGTGCTTGTCTGAATTTGCCTGCAATGCAGCATTTCCAGATACTAGTATGGAAGCAATCCGCCTCATTCGCCACTGTGCAAAATACGTATCTGACAGACCTCAG GCATTCAAGGAATACACAAGTGATGATATGAATGTAGCTCCGGAAGACAGAGTGTGGGTGCGAGGATGGTTCCCAATCCTGTTTGAGTTGTCATGTATCATCAATAGATGCAAATTAGATGTAAGAACCAG gGGCTTAACAGTAATGTTTGAAATAATGAAGACATATGGCCATACTTATGAAAAACACTGGTGGCAAGATTTGTTTCGGATTGTCTTCAGGATATTTGACAACATGAAACTACCAGAGCAGCAGACTGAG AAAGCTGAATGGATGACAACTACTTGCAACCACGCACTTTATGCAATATGTGATGTATTCACACAGTATTTAGAAGTACTTAGTGATGTTCTTTTGGATGATATATTTGCACAGCTGTACTGGTGTGTGCAGCAAG ACAATGAGCAACTGGCACGGTCTGGTACAAACTGTTTGGAGAATGTTGTCATCCTGAATGGTGAAAAGTTTACCTTAGAAATCTGGGATAAAACTTGTACTTGCATGCTGGATATTTTCAAAACTACAATCCCTCATGC GCTGCTGACTTGGCGACCAGTCAGTGGGGAGTTTGGCTCTGTATCTTCCTCTGATGCAAAGGAAAAACTG gatACCATCTCACAGAAGTCGGTAGATATTCATGATTCTATTCAGCCTAGATCCTCAGATGGACGACCATACCAACCCAGCACAGGGTCCACAGTAGGGGAAGAAATGAGTAAGACCAGGCCAACAGCAA aatTTCCAGAACAGAAGTTATTTGCTGCTCTTTTAATCAAATGTGTTGTACAACTGGAACTCATTCAGACTATCGACAACATTGTGTTCTTCCCAGCAACTAGCAAAAAAGAGGATGCGGAGAATCTAGCAGCAGCACAA AGAGATGCAGTAGACTTCGATGTCCATGTGGATACACAAGATCAAGGGATGTATCGTTTTCTAACATCACAGCAGCTTTTCAAACTCCTCGATTGTCTGCTGGAATCTCACAGATTTGCTAAAGCATTTAACTCCAACAATGAACAAAGAACTGCTCTCTGGAAAGCAG GTTTTAAAGGCAAATCAAAGCCTAATCTTCTGAAACAGGAGACTAGCAGTCTTGCCTGTGGGCTGCGCATCCTGTTCCGTATGTACATGGATGAAAGCCGTACCAGTGCATGGGAGGAAGTCCAGCAAAGGCTACTCAA TGTCTGCAGTGAGGCTCTGAGTTATTTCCTTACTCTTACTTCAGAAAGTCATCGGGAAGCCTGGACTAATCTATTACTCTTATTCTTGACTAAAGTCCTGAAGATAAGTGATGAAAGG tTCAAGGCTCATGCCTCATTCTACTACCCTCTGTTGTGTGAAATTATGCAGTTTGACCTTATTCCTGAACTTCGAGCTGTTCTGCGGAGGTTTTTTCTGCGGATTGGTGTGGTTTTCCAGATATCTCAACCACCAGAACAGGAGTCTGGATTAAGCAAGCAGTAG
- the ARFGEF1 gene encoding brefeldin A-inhibited guanine nucleotide-exchange protein 1 isoform X2, with product MYEGKKTKNMFLTRALEKILADKEVKKAHHSQLRKACEVALEEIKAETEKQSPPHGEAKPGSSTLPPVKSKTSFIEADKYFLPFELACQSKCPRIVSTSLDCLQKLIAYGHLTGNAPDSTTPGKKLIDRIIETICGCFQGPQTDEGVQLQIIKALLTAVTSQHIEIHEGTVLQAVRTCYNIYLASKNLINQTTAKATLTQMLNVIFARMENQALQEAKQMEKERHRQQHHLQQSPVSHHEPESPHLRHIPTQLSKEHERELDHSTNDVDKSLQEDTEAENGSDISSAENEQTEADQATAAENLSKSDGGTYDGESNECEEKAQEIVESIVQEMVNIVVGDVEGTAESAGGDGTIVTLEDGSDSENIQANGIPGTPISVAYTPSLPDDRLSVSSNDTQESGNSSGPTPGAKFSHILQKDAFLVFRSLCKLSMKPLSDGPPDPKSHELRSKILSLQLLLSILQNAGPVFRTNEMFINAIKQYLCVALSKNGVSSVPEVFELSLSIFLTLLSNFKTHLKMQIEVFFKEIFLYILETSTSSFDHKWMVIQTLTRICADAQSVVDIYVNYDCDLNAANIFERLVNDLSKIAQGRGSQELGMSNVQELSLRKKGLECLVSILKCMVEWSKDQYVNPNSQTTLGQEKPTEQDSNETKHPETINRYGSLNSLDSTASSGIGSYSTQMSGTDNPEQFEVLKQQKEIIEQGIDLFNKKPKRGIQYLQEQGMLGTTPEDIAQFLHQEERLDSTQVGEFLGDNDKFNKEVMYAYVDQHDFSGKDFVSALRMFLEGFRLPGEAQKIDRLMEKFAARYLECNQGQTLFASADTAYVLAYSIIMLTTDLHSPQVKNKMTKEQYIKMNRGINDSKDLPEEYLSAIYNEIAGKKISMKETKELTIPTKSSKQSVASEKQRRLLYNLEMEQMAKTAKALMEAVSHVQAPFTSATHLEHVRPMFKLAWTPFLAAFSVGLQDCDDTEVASLCLEGIRCAIRIACIFSIQLERDAYVQALARFTLLTVSSGITEMKQKNIDTIKTLITVAHTDGNYLGNSWHEILKCISQLELAQLIGTGVKPRYISGTVRGREGSFTGTKDQAPDEFVGLGLVGGNVDWKQIASIQESIGETSSQSVVVAVDRIFTGSTRLDGNAIVDFVRWLCAVSMDELLSATHPRMFSLQKIVEISYYNMGRIRLQWSRIWEVIGDHFNKVGCNPNEDVAIFAVDSLRQLSMKFLEKGELANFRFQKDFLRPFEHIMKRNRSPTIRDMVVRCIAQMVNSQAANIRSGWKNIFSVFHLAASDQDESIVELAFQTTGHIVTIVFEKHFPATIDSFQDAVKCLSEFACNAAFPDTSMEAIRLIRHCAKYVSDRPQAFKEYTSDDMNVAPEDRVWVRGWFPILFELSCIINRCKLDVRTRGLTVMFEIMKTYGHTYEKHWWQDLFRIVFRIFDNMKLPEQQTEKAEWMTTTCNHALYAICDVFTQYLEVLSDVLLDDIFAQLYWCVQQDNEQLARSGTNCLENVVILNGEKFTLEIWDKTCTCMLDIFKTTIPHALLTWRPVSGEFGSVSSSDAKEKLDTISQKSVDIHDSIQPRSSDGRPYQPSTGSTVGEEMSKTRPTAKFPEQKLFAALLIKCVVQLELIQTIDNIVFFPATSKKEDAENLAAAQRDAVDFDVHVDTQDQGMYRFLTSQQLFKLLDCLLESHRFAKAFNSNNEQRTALWKAGFKGKSKPNLLKQETSSLACGLRILFRMYMDESRTSAWEEVQQRLLNVCSEALSYFLTLTSESHREAWTNLLLLFLTKVLKISDERFKAHASFYYPLLCEIMQFDLIPELRAVLRRFFLRIGVVFQISQPPEQESGLSKQ from the exons GCTTTGCTCACTGCAGTAACATCTCAACACATAGAAATCCACGAAGGAACAGTGCTACAGGCTGTAAGAACATGTTACAATATCTATCTAGCAAGCAAAAATCTTATAAATCAAACCACAGCCAAGGCCACTCTAACACAAATGCTGAATGTCATTTTTGCACGTATGGAAAATCAAGCA CTTCAGGAAgcaaaacagatggaaaaggaaagacacAGACAGCAACACCATCTACAGCAGTCTCCAGTAAGCCATCATGAGCCTGAGTCACCTCATTTGAGACATATTCCAACACAGCTGTCCAAAGAACATGAGAGAGAGCTTGACCACAGCACAAATGATGTGGACAAGAGCCTTCAAGAAGATACAGAGGCAGAAAATGGATCTGATATTTCTAGCGCTGAAAATGAACAGACAGAAGCCGACCaagccacagcagcagaaa atctTTCTAAATCTGATGGAGGAACATATGATGGTGAAAGCAATGAATGTGAAGAGAAGGCGCAAGAAATTGTAGAAAGTATTGTGCAGGAAATGGTGAACATAGTAGTTGGAG ATGTGGAAGGGACTGCTGAAAGTGCAGGTGGCGATGGCACAATTGTAACATTAGAGGATGGCAGTGACAGTGAAAACATTCAGGCAAATGGAATTCCAGGGACTCCAATTTCTGTTGCTTATACACCATCTTTACCTGATGACAGATTGTCTGTCTCTTCCAACGACACTCAG GAATCTGGAAATTCTTCAGGACCTACCCCTGGTGCTAAGTTTTCCCACATTTTACAAAAGGATGCCTTCCTTGTATTCAGGTCACTCTGTAAACTCTCCATGAAGCCCCTGTCAGATGGACCACCAGATCCAAA ATCTCATGAACTGCGATCAAAGATTCTTTCATTGCAGTTGCTTCTGTCCATTCTGCAAAATGCAGGACCTGTCTTCAGGACAAATGAGATGTTTATTAATGCTATTAAGCAGTACCTTTGTGTTGCACTGTCAAAAAATGGAGTCTCATCAGTTCCAGAAGTTTTTGAGCTTTCCCTTTCCATATTTCTTACCCTCCTCTCAAACTTCAAGACTCATCTAAAGATGCAGATCGAG gttttcttcaaagaaatattCCTATATATCTTGGAAACCTCTACTAGCTCATTTGATCATAAATGGATGGTTATACAGACGCTGACAAGGATATGCGCAG ATGCCCAGAGTGTTGTTGACATCTATGTGAACTATGATTGTGATTTAAATGCAGCAAATATATTTGAAAGGCTGGTTAATGACCTATCAAAGATTGCTCAAGGAAGGGGTAGCCAAGAACTTGGCATGTCCAATGTTCAG GAATTAagtttgagaaaaaaaggattGGAATGCTTAGTTTCCATCTTGAAGTGCATGGTGGAGTGGAGTAAGGATCAATATGTAAATCCCAACTCTCAGACAACACTTG GCCAAGAAAAACCGACAGAGCAGGATAGCAATGAAACCAAACACCCTGAGACAATTAATAGATATGGAAGCTTAAACTCCTTGGATTCTACTGCTTCATCTGGAATTGGCAGTTATAGCACACAGATGTCTGGCACTGACAACCCAGAGCAGTTTGAGGTCCTAAAgcaacaaaaggaaataatagAACAAGGAATTGACTT ATTCAATAAGAAACCAAAGAGGGGGATTCAGTACCTGCAAGAACAAGGAATGCTTGGCACTACCCCTGAAGATATTGCTCAGTTCTTGCATCAAGAGGAAAGATTAGATTCA ACTCAGGTTGGGGAGTTCCTGGGAGACAATGATAAATTTAACAAAGAAGTCATGTATGCATATGTGGACCAGCACGACTTCTCAGGAAAGGATTTTGTTTCAGCTCTACGTATGTTTCTAGAGGGATTCCGTCTTCCAGGAGAGGCTCAAAAAATTGATCGCCTGATGGAGAAATTTGCTGCTAGATATTTAGAATGTAACCAAGG GCAAACTCTTTTTGCTAGTGCAGATACTGCGTATGTTTTAGCTTATTCAATTATCATGTTGACAACAGATCTTCACAGTCCACAG GTTAAGaataaaatgacaaaagaacaatatattaaaatgaataGAGGTATCAATGACAGTAAAGATCTCCCTGAAGAATATTTGTCTGCTATCTATAACGAAATAGCTGGAAAGAAGATTtcaatgaaagaaacaaaggaattaACAATACCCACAAAATCCAGTAAACAAA GTGTTGCTagtgaaaaacagagaagactTCTATATAACTTGGAAATGGAACAAATGGCTAAAACAGCTAAAGCACTTATGGAGGCAGTGAGTCACGTTCAGGCACCTTTTACTAGTGCAACACACCTCGAGCATGTGAGACCCATGTTTAAG TTGGCATGGACACCCTTTCTGGCTGCATTCAGTGTGGGTCTGCAGGACTGTGATGACACAGAAGTTGCCTCTCTTTGTTTAGAGGGTATACGATGCGCAATCCGCATTGCTTGCATTTTCAGCATTCAG CTTGAAAGAGATGCCTATGTCCAAGCATTAGCAAGATTTACATTACTTACAGTGAGTTCTGGTATTactgaaatgaagcagaagaatATTGACACAATTAAAACTCTCATCACAGTGGCTCATACAGATGGAAACTACTTAGGAAATTCCTGGCATGAG ATTCTGAAATGCATTAGTCAACTTGAACTGGCACAGTTAATAGGAACTGGAGTAAAACCCCGCTACATCTCAGGGACAGTGCGTGGCAGGGAAGGTTCTTTTACTGGAACAAAAGATCAGGCACCCGATGAATTTGTGGGGCTGGGACTGG TTGGTGGAAACGTGGATTGGAAGCAGATAGCAAGTATTCAGGAATCCATTGGTGAAACTAGCTCCCAGAGTGTTGTCGTTGCTGTAGACAG AATATTTACGGGATCTACAAGGTTGGATGGAAATGCTATTG TGGATTTTGTTCGCTGGCTTTGTGCTGTGTCTATGGATGAACTGCTGTCGGCTACCCACCCTCGAATGTTTAGTCTGCAGAAGATAGTAGAAATTTCTTACTATAACATGGGCCGGATAAGGCTACAGTGGTCTAGAATCTGGGAAGTTATTGGAGATCATTTTAATAAG GTTGGCTGCAATCCCAATGAAGATGTAGCTATTTTTGCAGTGGACTCATTAAGGCAGTTATCAATGAAGTTCTTAGAAAAAGGAGAACTTGCTAATTTCCGATTCCAGAAGGACTTTCTAAGACCATTTGAACATATCATGAAGAGAAACAG GTCTCCTACTATTCGAGATATGGTTGTACGCTGTATTGCACAGATGGTAAATTCCCAGGCTGCTAACATTCGTTCTGgctggaaaaacattttttcagtatttcatctgGCAGCCTCAGATCAGGATGAAAGCATAGTGGAACTTGCGTTCCAGACTACAGGACACATTGTCA CAATTGTGTTTGAGAAACACTTCCCAGCAACCATAGATTCTTTCCAGGATGCAGTAAAGTGCTTGTCTGAATTTGCCTGCAATGCAGCATTTCCAGATACTAGTATGGAAGCAATCCGCCTCATTCGCCACTGTGCAAAATACGTATCTGACAGACCTCAG GCATTCAAGGAATACACAAGTGATGATATGAATGTAGCTCCGGAAGACAGAGTGTGGGTGCGAGGATGGTTCCCAATCCTGTTTGAGTTGTCATGTATCATCAATAGATGCAAATTAGATGTAAGAACCAG gGGCTTAACAGTAATGTTTGAAATAATGAAGACATATGGCCATACTTATGAAAAACACTGGTGGCAAGATTTGTTTCGGATTGTCTTCAGGATATTTGACAACATGAAACTACCAGAGCAGCAGACTGAG AAAGCTGAATGGATGACAACTACTTGCAACCACGCACTTTATGCAATATGTGATGTATTCACACAGTATTTAGAAGTACTTAGTGATGTTCTTTTGGATGATATATTTGCACAGCTGTACTGGTGTGTGCAGCAAG ACAATGAGCAACTGGCACGGTCTGGTACAAACTGTTTGGAGAATGTTGTCATCCTGAATGGTGAAAAGTTTACCTTAGAAATCTGGGATAAAACTTGTACTTGCATGCTGGATATTTTCAAAACTACAATCCCTCATGC GCTGCTGACTTGGCGACCAGTCAGTGGGGAGTTTGGCTCTGTATCTTCCTCTGATGCAAAGGAAAAACTG gatACCATCTCACAGAAGTCGGTAGATATTCATGATTCTATTCAGCCTAGATCCTCAGATGGACGACCATACCAACCCAGCACAGGGTCCACAGTAGGGGAAGAAATGAGTAAGACCAGGCCAACAGCAA aatTTCCAGAACAGAAGTTATTTGCTGCTCTTTTAATCAAATGTGTTGTACAACTGGAACTCATTCAGACTATCGACAACATTGTGTTCTTCCCAGCAACTAGCAAAAAAGAGGATGCGGAGAATCTAGCAGCAGCACAA AGAGATGCAGTAGACTTCGATGTCCATGTGGATACACAAGATCAAGGGATGTATCGTTTTCTAACATCACAGCAGCTTTTCAAACTCCTCGATTGTCTGCTGGAATCTCACAGATTTGCTAAAGCATTTAACTCCAACAATGAACAAAGAACTGCTCTCTGGAAAGCAG GTTTTAAAGGCAAATCAAAGCCTAATCTTCTGAAACAGGAGACTAGCAGTCTTGCCTGTGGGCTGCGCATCCTGTTCCGTATGTACATGGATGAAAGCCGTACCAGTGCATGGGAGGAAGTCCAGCAAAGGCTACTCAA TGTCTGCAGTGAGGCTCTGAGTTATTTCCTTACTCTTACTTCAGAAAGTCATCGGGAAGCCTGGACTAATCTATTACTCTTATTCTTGACTAAAGTCCTGAAGATAAGTGATGAAAGG tTCAAGGCTCATGCCTCATTCTACTACCCTCTGTTGTGTGAAATTATGCAGTTTGACCTTATTCCTGAACTTCGAGCTGTTCTGCGGAGGTTTTTTCTGCGGATTGGTGTGGTTTTCCAGATATCTCAACCACCAGAACAGGAGTCTGGATTAAGCAAGCAGTAG